A part of Myxococcus landrumus genomic DNA contains:
- a CDS encoding type III pantothenate kinase: MLLAIDVGNTNTVLGVFEGRKLLDHWRVETSTRRTSDEYGILVRQLFSHSGIDAAKVRAVAVSSVVPPLQFSLEKMSERYFRMRPMFVGPGVKTGMPILYDNPREVGADRIVNAVAAFEKHRSALIVVDFGTATTFDAVSARGEYLGGCICPGINISMEALFQNASKLPRVEFVRPPHVIGRNTVHSMQSGLFYGYVGMVDGICARMQTDLGQPVKVVATGGLAPLVASGSKAIHEVDEFLTLEGLRIIYGRNHAT; encoded by the coding sequence ATGCTCCTGGCCATCGACGTTGGCAATACCAACACCGTTCTCGGGGTGTTCGAGGGCCGGAAGCTGCTCGACCACTGGCGCGTGGAGACGAGCACGCGGCGCACCTCGGACGAGTACGGCATCCTGGTGCGTCAGCTCTTCTCCCACAGCGGCATCGACGCGGCGAAGGTGCGCGCGGTGGCCGTGTCCAGCGTGGTGCCTCCGCTCCAATTCAGTCTGGAGAAGATGAGCGAGCGCTACTTCCGCATGCGGCCCATGTTCGTGGGGCCCGGCGTGAAGACGGGCATGCCCATCCTCTACGACAACCCTCGCGAGGTGGGCGCCGACCGCATCGTCAACGCGGTGGCCGCGTTCGAGAAGCACCGCTCGGCGCTCATCGTCGTGGACTTCGGCACCGCGACGACGTTCGACGCGGTCTCCGCGCGAGGCGAGTACCTGGGCGGCTGCATCTGCCCGGGCATCAACATCTCCATGGAGGCGCTGTTCCAGAACGCCTCCAAGCTGCCGCGCGTGGAGTTCGTGCGGCCGCCGCATGTCATCGGGCGCAACACGGTGCACTCGATGCAGTCGGGGCTCTTCTACGGTTACGTCGGGATGGTGGACGGCATCTGCGCGCGCATGCAGACCGACCTGGGCCAGCCCGTGAAAGTGGTGGCCACCGGAGGGCTCGCGCCGCTGGTGGCCAGTGGGTCCAAGGCCATCCACGA
- a CDS encoding biotin--[acetyl-CoA-carboxylase] ligase produces MAVETIEQTQEELILGFLSESGDDYTSGETLSGKLGLSRTAVWKRVEALRTKGYRIEAIPARGYRLVEVPDRLTSLEVTPLLGTRELGRTLHHHAVVGSTNEVAFRLAQDGAEHGEVVVAEQQTSGKGRRGRAWVSPPGLNLYFSAILRPELPPQRAPELTLVAAVALAENLREFGADAAIKWPNDVQISGRKVAGILTELSAEPERVHFVIVGVGVNLNCQAEHFPEELRETATSVSLARGEKVHRAQFAAGLWTRMEEWLDLYLETGFDAVRARWKELSSTLGQDVLVRTDRSELRGLAVDIDPSGALLVRTEAGQVERVLAGDVEQLRPRQPQRTR; encoded by the coding sequence GTGGCCGTGGAAACAATCGAGCAGACGCAAGAGGAACTCATCCTGGGGTTCCTCTCTGAGAGCGGTGACGACTACACCTCTGGCGAGACCCTGTCGGGCAAGCTGGGGCTCTCCCGCACGGCCGTCTGGAAGCGCGTGGAGGCGCTTCGCACCAAGGGCTACCGCATCGAGGCCATCCCCGCACGGGGCTACCGGCTGGTGGAGGTGCCGGATCGCCTCACGTCGCTGGAAGTCACCCCGCTGCTAGGGACTCGCGAGCTGGGCCGCACCCTCCACCACCACGCCGTGGTGGGCTCCACCAACGAGGTGGCCTTCCGGCTGGCACAGGACGGCGCCGAACACGGCGAGGTCGTGGTGGCCGAGCAGCAGACCTCCGGCAAGGGACGCCGGGGGCGCGCCTGGGTGTCTCCCCCCGGGCTCAACCTGTACTTCTCCGCCATCCTCCGCCCGGAATTGCCGCCGCAGCGGGCTCCCGAGCTGACCCTCGTGGCGGCCGTGGCCCTGGCCGAGAACCTGCGCGAGTTCGGCGCCGACGCGGCCATCAAGTGGCCCAACGACGTCCAGATCTCCGGCCGCAAGGTGGCGGGCATCCTCACGGAGCTCTCCGCCGAGCCGGAGCGGGTCCACTTCGTCATCGTCGGCGTGGGGGTCAACCTGAACTGCCAGGCGGAGCACTTCCCCGAGGAGCTGCGGGAGACGGCCACGTCGGTGTCCCTGGCCCGAGGCGAGAAGGTGCACCGGGCCCAGTTCGCCGCCGGCCTCTGGACGCGGATGGAGGAGTGGCTGGACCTGTACCTGGAGACGGGCTTCGACGCGGTGCGTGCCCGCTGGAAGGAGCTGTCCTCCACGCTGGGCCAGGACGTGCTGGTCCGCACGGACCGCAGTGAGCTGCGAGGCCTGGCGGTGGACATCGACCCGTCGGGCGCGCTGCTCGTGCGCACCGAGGCGGGGCAGGTGGAGCGGGTGCTCGCGGGCGACGTCGAGCAGCTCCGTCCCCGGCAGCCGCAGCGCACGCGGTAG
- a CDS encoding HEAT repeat domain-containing protein, with protein sequence MKPALMLAFCVVLLGACRSQAPRHVVAPVDVSGATVRDNALLGIAPEGVATLFSHALKSSGRFELKGEDTPRDVRPWRLTLEIPFTREVLKDGDPRSFAEVGANLVLERFGGDLPQRYEVVGLGEAPVLEDTPEGRQSAMRTALEAVLRQVTDSSVLQLAALERTDEALVQELHADDARIREFALRTLAERQHPAAAPLLIERLKESSDGDALRKTIGALVEMKARVAVPALIDLARGRDNGFVQELVFAVGEIGGPEAEAYLYTVAQGHDAPAVQAAAQQALETLYASRKHITAEARGRDHAD encoded by the coding sequence ATGAAGCCGGCCCTGATGCTCGCCTTCTGCGTCGTCCTCCTTGGTGCCTGCCGCTCGCAGGCGCCACGCCATGTCGTGGCGCCCGTGGATGTGTCCGGTGCCACGGTCCGAGACAACGCCCTGCTGGGGATTGCCCCGGAGGGCGTCGCGACACTGTTCTCCCACGCGCTGAAGTCTTCCGGCCGCTTCGAGCTGAAAGGCGAGGACACCCCGCGCGACGTGCGCCCCTGGCGCCTCACGCTGGAGATTCCGTTCACCCGCGAGGTGCTGAAGGACGGAGACCCACGCAGCTTCGCGGAGGTCGGCGCCAACCTCGTCCTGGAGCGCTTCGGCGGAGACCTGCCACAGCGCTACGAAGTCGTCGGCCTCGGCGAAGCCCCCGTCCTGGAGGACACTCCAGAGGGACGACAGTCCGCCATGCGCACCGCGCTGGAGGCCGTGCTCCGTCAGGTGACGGACTCCTCGGTGCTCCAGCTCGCCGCCCTGGAGCGCACCGATGAGGCCCTGGTCCAGGAACTCCACGCGGACGATGCGCGCATCCGTGAATTCGCCTTGCGCACCCTGGCCGAACGTCAGCACCCCGCTGCGGCCCCGCTGCTCATCGAGCGTCTGAAGGAGTCCTCCGATGGAGACGCCCTGCGCAAGACGATCGGCGCCCTTGTCGAGATGAAGGCCCGCGTCGCCGTGCCGGCGCTCATCGACCTGGCGCGAGGCCGGGACAATGGCTTCGTGCAGGAGCTGGTCTTCGCCGTGGGCGAGATTGGTGGCCCCGAGGCGGAGGCATACTTGTATACCGTGGCCCAGGGGCATGACGCGCCAGCCGTGCAGGCCGCGGCGCAGCAGGCCCTGGAGACGCTCTACGCTTCACGCAAGCACATCACCGCGGAGGCGCGTGGCCGGGACCACGCGGACTGA
- a CDS encoding HTH domain-containing protein — protein MTFYEAALRVLESEGRPLHFLEITEKSIQQSLLSHVGKTPEVTMLSRLAAMARRTRDRKVIVTAKDTFALVDWSIPEDVEALAQTGVIEPNPEEDLPPLRPAERHPEPRTDNVRAAGRGSERKRRRDEDEERGGKRKRFPPLPEVVFEILSDADAGLRTEAIIERARSKELCAEDLTVEAVLTALLEDNQRRIDAGRRPQYAFNKDSGEVTLERAGSPSEAPSLELQAAFAQALGIPLEAGRPVLARTGAAAVASEPVVDAALLTTLRTSLKDARRAVARGLRKRLGDADVGTFEKSVVKMMHALGFRELKVAKRSKEGPLLTARKREGSVELRYAVRMLKGTPAIDRKSVQELRRDLSHYSAQVGLLVTAGDVRGDARTEAQASGSLVMLWCGDALGEKFLEAETAVTVTRVELYEVDERFFEAAKLDAEEAQKRREERQREKQTREEEGGEVAAAPTERPREKRRRERERREARSGDEVEVSVEGAEAREGGAAVEPREVIPAAPVQAPQSTGAEDEEGDDGDDEGEDDDLEAASAFVGARPEGAAAEGGADAAQGDRKRRRRRRRGRRGRGNRGAEAGATPAGAPQGDAAAAGAGAEGAVTAPEAGAAQTEGAASSGGEAQGTESGAEISTGVESGAVASTESASEAAQPEVAAQPAESVAAAVPVTEGATEAAGVEQAPQGEAVTKAAGPEGESSEPHSEASTPPKLPAEGSEG, from the coding sequence ATGACATTCTACGAGGCCGCGCTCCGAGTCCTGGAGAGCGAAGGTCGTCCCCTCCACTTCCTTGAAATCACAGAGAAGTCCATCCAACAGAGCCTGCTCTCCCACGTCGGCAAGACGCCCGAAGTGACGATGCTCTCGCGCTTGGCCGCCATGGCGCGCCGCACGAGGGACCGCAAGGTGATTGTGACCGCGAAGGACACCTTCGCGTTGGTGGATTGGTCGATTCCCGAGGATGTAGAGGCCCTGGCACAGACTGGCGTAATCGAGCCGAATCCGGAAGAGGACCTGCCGCCCTTGAGGCCGGCGGAGCGTCATCCGGAGCCACGCACGGACAACGTGCGGGCGGCAGGTCGCGGCAGTGAGCGCAAACGCCGGAGGGACGAAGACGAGGAGCGGGGTGGAAAGCGCAAGCGTTTCCCGCCGCTGCCAGAGGTGGTGTTCGAAATCCTCAGCGATGCCGACGCCGGGCTGCGCACCGAGGCCATCATCGAGCGGGCTCGGAGCAAGGAGCTGTGCGCCGAGGACCTCACGGTGGAGGCGGTGCTCACGGCGCTCCTGGAGGACAACCAGCGCCGCATCGACGCGGGCCGCCGGCCGCAGTACGCGTTCAACAAGGACTCTGGTGAGGTGACGCTGGAGCGCGCGGGTTCGCCGAGCGAGGCTCCGTCGCTGGAGCTGCAGGCCGCGTTCGCGCAGGCGCTGGGGATTCCGCTGGAGGCGGGACGTCCGGTGTTGGCTCGGACGGGAGCCGCCGCGGTGGCGAGCGAGCCGGTGGTGGATGCCGCGCTGCTGACCACGCTGCGCACGTCGCTCAAGGACGCGCGCCGCGCGGTGGCTCGGGGGCTGCGCAAGCGCCTGGGCGACGCGGACGTGGGAACGTTCGAGAAGTCCGTGGTGAAGATGATGCACGCGTTGGGCTTCCGCGAGCTGAAGGTGGCCAAGCGCTCCAAGGAAGGTCCTTTGCTCACGGCGCGCAAGCGCGAGGGCAGCGTGGAGCTGCGCTACGCGGTGCGGATGCTCAAGGGCACTCCGGCCATCGACCGCAAGAGCGTGCAGGAGCTGCGTCGCGACCTGAGCCACTACTCGGCGCAGGTGGGCTTGCTGGTGACCGCGGGCGATGTGCGCGGGGACGCGCGCACCGAGGCGCAGGCCAGCGGCTCGCTGGTGATGCTGTGGTGCGGGGACGCGCTGGGTGAGAAGTTCCTGGAGGCCGAGACGGCCGTCACCGTCACGCGCGTCGAGCTGTACGAGGTGGACGAGCGCTTCTTCGAGGCCGCGAAGCTGGACGCCGAGGAGGCCCAGAAGCGTCGCGAGGAGCGTCAGCGCGAGAAGCAGACGCGCGAGGAGGAGGGTGGCGAGGTCGCTGCTGCTCCGACGGAGCGTCCGCGCGAGAAGCGTCGTCGTGAGCGGGAGCGGCGTGAGGCTCGCTCGGGCGACGAGGTCGAGGTCTCCGTGGAGGGTGCGGAGGCTCGCGAGGGTGGGGCCGCGGTTGAGCCCCGCGAGGTGATTCCCGCCGCGCCCGTGCAGGCACCGCAGTCCACGGGGGCGGAGGACGAAGAGGGCGACGACGGGGATGACGAGGGCGAGGACGACGACCTGGAGGCCGCGAGCGCCTTCGTGGGTGCTCGTCCGGAGGGCGCCGCCGCCGAGGGTGGTGCCGATGCCGCGCAGGGTGATCGCAAGCGTCGTCGTCGTCGTCGTCGTGGGCGCCGGGGGCGTGGCAACCGGGGCGCGGAGGCTGGCGCCACGCCGGCGGGTGCGCCGCAGGGTGATGCCGCCGCGGCGGGTGCAGGGGCCGAGGGTGCCGTGACGGCTCCCGAGGCTGGCGCCGCGCAGACGGAAGGCGCCGCATCTTCGGGTGGTGAGGCGCAGGGTACGGAGTCGGGCGCTGAGATCTCGACGGGTGTCGAGTCTGGCGCTGTGGCTTCGACGGAGTCCGCGTCCGAGGCGGCGCAGCCGGAAGTCGCGGCGCAGCCGGCCGAGAGTGTGGCCGCCGCGGTGCCGGTGACTGAAGGTGCGACGGAGGCCGCTGGAGTGGAACAGGCTCCTCAGGGTGAGGCCGTCACGAAGGCGGCGGGTCCGGAGGGTGAGTCCTCCGAGCCACATTCGGAGGCGTCCACTCCGCCCAAGTTGCCCGCTGAGGGGAGCGAGGGCTGA
- a CDS encoding outer membrane protein assembly factor BamB family protein: protein MTRIRIGHRWKREPSASPLDSIALELDGVDLLSGAVEESLAEVVPALVRAVASLYTGGQGMAQVSLAEAHLELVLRRVGPQVELLVANLARPARLMRPPVKVDVDELVEAVRTTGTRFLADVTQLAPRAVSAPLAQALAEPLKQLARPARPPEEEPSRPSVKRVEPPALTGFGFELRGTSARAGRDGGKRGTAGMLAPLLTAGEVWLSLPGRPEAWKVQAPPFLTVLELSRQAVELTRAVELGEARFELAPAGARTPLLLDLKEGKAKTGRTGTAFALTGTDLAAALFHLGEALGAAFAEEDRTLVSNPYLVELADRCREGLSHLRGPVEPPERTGAAREKRSRSTGSASKPLKVPGRLRRLRFEKLWEQRGIDDAEESRLLLGRHGPVCCAPQVAVAFSRKDGTKLWKRAAPLGVAAAADGHAVAADVSRVYGFTGRGTGARWLHDHDGIPLGPLLLRKDGLLLTLSEDRTVVAFAEATGREVWRLAPPRTQRSWLTTQGHRALVTTDSGYVYGLDLEDGQVRFRMRAPLPFHGQPVPWGRRFLALLGRGSRWALLLADAHTGEAEWTHEPDLTHPSAPLPVGSRVFLAGEREREGVLLCLDKKGQPVWERPLNLGPGPYALAPLPRAVVVTSASGAAARVAASGTIDWRVGAAGEPLIGALPARTARGVTLVPGERVRAVDPRGGQVLAEVRAGVGLVALQADVRLNLFFLDDTGTLSAYRLGTHFTVVE, encoded by the coding sequence ATGACCCGCATACGCATCGGACATCGCTGGAAACGCGAACCCTCGGCCTCCCCGCTGGATTCCATCGCACTGGAACTGGATGGAGTGGACCTTCTGTCCGGAGCGGTTGAGGAGTCCTTAGCAGAAGTAGTGCCCGCTTTGGTGCGCGCCGTGGCATCCCTGTACACGGGAGGCCAGGGAATGGCCCAGGTTTCCTTGGCGGAGGCCCACCTGGAGCTGGTGCTGAGGCGGGTGGGACCCCAGGTGGAGCTGCTCGTGGCCAACCTGGCGCGACCCGCCCGGCTCATGCGTCCCCCTGTGAAAGTGGACGTGGACGAGCTGGTGGAAGCGGTCCGAACCACCGGAACACGCTTCCTGGCGGACGTCACCCAGCTGGCCCCTCGGGCGGTCTCCGCCCCTCTGGCCCAAGCCCTCGCCGAGCCCCTCAAGCAACTGGCCCGGCCCGCCCGACCTCCCGAGGAGGAACCCTCCCGTCCATCCGTGAAGCGGGTGGAGCCCCCTGCCCTCACCGGCTTCGGTTTCGAGCTGCGAGGCACCAGCGCCCGCGCGGGCCGCGACGGAGGAAAGCGGGGCACGGCCGGAATGCTCGCCCCTCTATTGACCGCAGGTGAGGTCTGGCTCTCACTCCCAGGCCGACCCGAAGCCTGGAAGGTGCAGGCCCCTCCGTTCCTGACGGTGCTCGAGCTCTCGCGGCAGGCCGTGGAACTCACACGTGCAGTGGAACTGGGCGAGGCTCGCTTCGAGCTGGCGCCCGCGGGGGCTCGGACTCCGCTGCTGTTGGACCTCAAGGAGGGCAAGGCGAAGACGGGGCGCACGGGGACGGCGTTCGCGCTCACTGGCACGGACCTGGCCGCCGCCCTCTTCCACCTCGGCGAGGCGCTCGGCGCGGCCTTCGCGGAGGAAGACCGCACGCTGGTCAGCAACCCGTACCTGGTGGAGCTGGCGGACCGCTGTCGCGAGGGCCTCTCCCATCTGCGTGGACCGGTGGAGCCTCCCGAGCGCACGGGCGCGGCCCGGGAGAAGCGCTCGCGGTCGACCGGGAGCGCCTCGAAGCCGCTCAAGGTTCCCGGCCGACTGCGGAGGCTGCGCTTCGAGAAGCTGTGGGAACAGCGCGGAATCGACGACGCGGAAGAGTCCCGGCTCCTTCTGGGCCGTCATGGCCCCGTCTGCTGCGCGCCCCAGGTGGCGGTCGCCTTCTCGCGCAAGGACGGAACGAAGCTCTGGAAGCGGGCGGCCCCCTTGGGCGTGGCCGCGGCGGCGGATGGCCACGCCGTCGCGGCGGACGTGTCGCGCGTCTACGGCTTCACGGGCCGAGGCACGGGCGCGCGTTGGCTGCATGACCACGACGGAATCCCCCTGGGGCCGTTGCTCCTGCGAAAGGACGGGCTGCTCCTCACGCTCTCCGAGGACCGCACCGTGGTGGCCTTCGCCGAGGCCACGGGCCGCGAGGTGTGGCGGCTGGCGCCACCGCGCACGCAACGAAGCTGGCTCACGACGCAAGGCCATCGAGCCCTGGTGACGACGGACTCGGGCTACGTCTACGGCCTCGACCTCGAGGATGGACAGGTGCGCTTCCGGATGCGCGCTCCGCTGCCCTTCCACGGACAACCCGTGCCCTGGGGCCGGCGCTTCCTCGCGCTGCTGGGCCGAGGCTCTCGCTGGGCCCTCCTCCTCGCCGATGCGCACACCGGCGAAGCCGAGTGGACCCACGAGCCGGACCTCACCCACCCTTCCGCGCCGCTGCCGGTGGGCTCGCGCGTGTTCCTCGCGGGCGAGCGCGAACGCGAGGGGGTCCTGCTGTGCCTGGACAAGAAGGGGCAGCCCGTCTGGGAGCGCCCCCTGAACCTGGGGCCGGGCCCCTATGCGCTGGCGCCCCTTCCGCGAGCAGTCGTGGTGACGAGCGCCTCGGGTGCCGCGGCGCGAGTGGCGGCATCGGGCACCATCGACTGGCGCGTGGGTGCCGCGGGAGAGCCGCTCATCGGCGCGCTCCCGGCACGCACCGCGCGAGGCGTGACGCTGGTGCCCGGTGAGCGAGTGCGCGCGGTGGACCCCCGAGGGGGCCAGGTGCTGGCCGAGGTGCGCGCGGGGGTGGGGCTCGTCGCGCTCCAGGCGGACGTGCGCCTCAACCTCTTCTTCCTGGACGACACCGGCACGCTGTCCGCGTACCGGCTGGGCACCCACTTCACCGTCGTGG